A DNA window from Phoenix dactylifera cultivar Barhee BC4 chromosome 13, palm_55x_up_171113_PBpolish2nd_filt_p, whole genome shotgun sequence contains the following coding sequences:
- the LOC103721896 gene encoding protein-tyrosine-phosphatase MKP1-like — MGGEEDAAVGPLSGNRKTFWRSASWSSSRTSASDRSSCSAEEKNATNGQFRRCPAPPLTPRSQSGKARSCLPPLQPLSIARRSLDDWPKASCDDVGEWPQPPTPSGKAGAGKPGEGLKLDLSSLRSQVKKDQIAFFDKECSKVADHIYLGGDSVARNREILRQNGITHVLNCVGFVCPEYFKSDLVYKTLWLQDSPTEDITSILYDVFDYFEDVREQGGRVFVHCCQGVSRSTSLVIAYLMWREGQSFDDAFQYVKAARGIANPNMGFACQLLQCQKRVHAIPLSPNSVLRMYRMAPHSSYDPLHLVPKMLNDPSSAALDSRGAFIIHVLSSIYVWVGKNCELVMEKDAKAAAFQVVRYEKVQGPIMMIAEGDEPSEFWEALSSAPLNSDSATKINKEQIESAIKDAIGKRRVESYDADFELFYKAIAGGVVPPFSSSGPGQETHLPARESNWSMLRRKFIPGAICRVYSDSALLRDMDPRMDRVQLLTAEASTSPPYPSPSSLSSDLSISSKCSSESPSTSSSPSLTPSHASSNLPEPSSWPSLQFSSNMEPSKCFRESGFSPSKAPSSRPSVQFSSNMESSKCFQESGSSSSKGLALSIAERRGSFSPLKLPSLNKDDASLLSQKVLNTLSTSSVYAESANEVTDRSNDNHMSKDDALDKKGSAGEVSDVKCTGESAVNSAESRASSQKSHLAQDDKFLPGSTGRADVRLESPNPTSLLVYRWPKMEKLATFAKEDLDSKAVFLFLTPNSGKSGEADRILYLWIGSGIEQASVQIQLNSSNDVGEVIPSDWHRVGCEFLDLMGLRKDLPVKVVKEQETEKFLELLHST, encoded by the exons ATGGGAGGCGAAGAGGATGCGGCCGTCGGTCCTCTCTCTGGTAACCGGAAAACTTTCTGGAGGTCGGCGTCgtggtcctcttcccggacctcTGCGTCGGACCGCTCCAGCTGTTCCGCTGAAGAAAAGAATGCGACCAACGGCCAGTTCCGGCGCTGCCCGGCGCCTCCCCTGACCCCCAGATCCCAGAGCGGCAAGGCTCGCTCATGTCTCCCCCCTCTCCAGCCCCTCTCCATCGCCCGCCGGAGCTTGGACGACTGGCCCAAGGCCAGCTGCGACGACGTCGGGGAGTGGCCGCAGCCCCCCACCCCTAGCGGGAAGGCCGGCGCCGGCAAGCCCGGTGAGGGCCTGAAGCTGGATCTGTCCTCGCTGCGGTCCCAGGTCAAGAAAGATCAGATCGCCTTCTTCGATAAGGAGTGCTCCAAGGTGGCCGACCACATCTACCTCGGTGGAGACTCCGTGGCCAGGAACCGTGAAATCCTTCGCCAGAATGGAATCACCCACGTCCTCAACTGTGTTGGATTCGTCTGCCCGGAGTACTTCAAGTCCGATCTCGTTTACAAGACCCTCTGGTTGCAGGATAGCCCGACGGAGGATATCACGAGCATATTGTATGATGTGTTCGATTACTTCGAGGATGTCCGGGAGCAGGGCGGGAGGGTGTTTGTCCACTGCTGCCAGGGGGTGTCCCGGTCCACCTCGCTGGTTATAGCTTACCTTATGTGGAGGGAAGGGCAGAGCTTCGATGATGCATTCCAGTATGTCAAGGCTGCGAGGGGGATCGCTAATCCGAACATGGGTTTCGCTTGCCAGCTTCTTCAGTGCCAGAAGAGGGTCCATGCGATCCCGCTGAGCCCCAATTCAGTGCTGAGGATGTACCGAATGGCACCTCACTCGTCTTATGATCCACTGCACCTAGTCCCAAAGATGTTGAACGATCCTTCATCAGCTGCTTTGGATTCGAGGGGGGCGTTCATCATTCATGTCCTCTCATCCATTTATGTCTGGGTCGGTAAGAATTGCGAGCTAGTGATGGAAAAGGATGCGAAAGCTGCGGCCTTTCAGGTGGTAAGATATGAGAAGGTGCAGGGGCCTATCATGATGATTGCTGAAGGTGATGAGCCCTCGGAGTTTTGGGAGGCGCTTTCAAGTGCTCCTCTGAATTCGGACAGTGCCACAAAGATTAACAAGGAACAGATTGAATCGGCAATCAAGGATGCCATTGGTAAGAGGAGAGTGGAGTCGTATGATGCAGACTTTGAGCTTTTCTATAAGGCAATTGCTGGAGGGGTTGTGCCACCATTCTCTTCTTCGGGACCAGGGCAGGAAACCCACCTTCCGGCAAGAGAAAGCAACTGGAGTATGTTGAGGCGTAAGTTTATACCTGGTGCTATTTGCAGAGTTTATTCAGATTCTGCATTGCTGAGGGATATGGATCCCCGCATGGACCGAGTGCAGCTTTTGACTGCAGAGGCATCTACATCCCCTCCATATCCTTCTCCTAGTTCACTTTCCTCTGACTTGAGTATTAGTTCAAAGTGTAGTTCAGAGTCTCCTTCAACATCCTCCTCTCCTTCACTTACACCATCACATGCATCATCTAACTTGCCTGAACCATCATCTTGGCCATCTCTCCAATTCTCAAGCAATATGGAACCCTCAAAGTGTTTTCGGGAATCAGGTTTTTCTCCATCTAAGGCACCATCATCTAGGCCTTCTGTCCAATTCTCAAGCAATATGGAATCCTCGAAGTGTTTTCAGGAATCAGGTTCTTCTTCATCTAAGGGGCTTGCACTCTCTATTGCTGAAAGAAGGGGAAGCTTTTCACCACTGAAATTGCCATCACTAAACAAAGATGATGCTTCATTGTTATCTCAGAAGGTGTTAAATACATTGTCTACATCGTCTGTATATGCCGAAAGTGCAAATGAAGTCACAGATAGAAGTAATGACAACCACATGTCCAAAGATGATGCTTTAGACAAGAAAGGTAGTGCAGGGGAAGTTTCAGATGTCAAGTGCACAGGTGAATCTGCTGTTAATAGTGCAGAAAGTAGGGCGAGTTCCCAGAAAAGTCATCTCGCACAAGATGATAAATTTCTGCCTGGTTCAACTGGAAGGGCTGATGTTAGGTTGGAGAGTCCAAATCCTACAAGTCTTTTAGTGTATCGCTGGCCTAAGATGGAAAAGCTAGCAACATTTGCTAAAGAAGATCTTGATTCCAAAGCAGTGTTTCTTTTCTTGACTCCTAATTCTGGTAAAAGTGGAGAGGCAGATAGGATTTTATATTTGTGGATAGGAAGTGGCATTGAACAGGCTAGTGTGCAAATTCAATTAAACAGCAGCAACGATGTAGGGGAAGTTATTCCAAGTGACTGGCACCGAGTTGGTTGTGAGTTTCTTGATTTAATGGGCCTGCGGAAGGACCTTCCTGTTAAG GTTGTGAAAGAACAGGAGACCGAGAAATTCCTTGAATTGCTGCATTCTACTTAA